The segment GTTATGTCGGCGCCGCGTTTGCCGTTCGCAGCGAGGCGGACCTGGTTCGCCTCGAAGCCGAGGCGAATGCCCGCCGACTTCCGCCGGACGCCGTTCCCGGAGGCGGAACCGGCGTCGAACTGACCGACCCGGCCGGCAACCTGCTGTGGCTTGTCACTGGGCAGGCGCCGCTCGATCGGCTCCCATTGCGCGCACCGACACACGTTCTCACCAATGATCCAGGCCAGCTCCGCAGGGTGAACGCTATGGTGCGGCCGCCGCTGGAGCCTGCGGCCGTGGTGAAGCTCGGCCACGTCGTTCTGCAGACCGTTGACTTTGCTGGCATGGCCCGCTGGTACATGCGGCATCTCGGCCTGATCCCGACCGATGTTCAGTATCTCGAGGACGGGTCTCCGAACCTCTGCTTCTTCCGCCTGGATCTGGGAAGCACGCCCGCGGACCATCACTCCTTCGTGCTCGCGGGAGGCATTGAGGAAAAGTATGAGCACAGTGCGTACGAGGTGCTCGACCTTGATGCGCTCGGACAGGGCCACAACGTGCTGCGTGCGAACGGCCACCGGCATATGTGGGGCATCGGACGGCACGTCCTCGGAAGCCAACTCTTCGATTACTGGTTCGATCCGGACGGCATGGAGTTCGAGCACTACACCGACGGCGATGTTTTCACCGCGGACCATGAAACGCATTACGTCCCCCTCGACATGGCCGGCATCTGGGCCTGGGGCGATGACGTGCCGGCAAGCATGGGCGTCAAGCGCAATTTCGACACGGTGCTCCGTGTGGCTGGATTGCTGCGGACCGGTCGGCTGTCCCTGGAGCGCCTGAAGTTGCTTGGCCGCGCCATGAGCCCTGCCAGACCCTGGCTGTGAATGCTCTATTGCAGGCGCTGCAGAACCAACACATCAAGGAGAACAAATGGCTGTCAAGGTCGTCCGATATATCCACGCCGGCGAGTCACACTGGGGTGTGGTCCACGACCGCCTTATCGCACCATTGCGCTGCGATGGCGCCAGTACTGCGGACTTCGTTACCAATGGCCTGGAAGCCGCCTGGCGCAGCACCGCGGGCGAGGCAACACTTGCGCTTGATGGCGTCACGCTGCTGCCGCCAGTCACGCCAGACCGCCAGTTCCTGTGCCAGGGCATTAACTACGCCAGTCATGTACGCGAATCTGGCATGGACCCCGAAAAGATTGGCTTCAACACGCTGTTCACCAAGGCTCCATCCTGTCTTGCCGCGGCTGATGCCGACGTGGTGCGGCCGGGGCATGTGCACCTGCTCGACTACGAGATCGAGCTTGGTCTGGTTGTCCGCAAACCCCTGACGGACGCACTGCGTGTCGGGCCGGACCAGCTTCACGAGTTTCTGGCAGGTGTAACGATTGTCAATGACGTTTCCGCACGCGACGTCCAGTTGCCACAGGCTCAGTTCTACAAAGGAAAAAGCTATCGCAGCTTTGGCCCCGTGGGTCCCTTCCTGGTACTGCTGAACGCAGAAGAGTGGGCACGCTGGCCTGAACTGCGCATGCGGCTCCATGTGAACGGGCAGCCACGACAGGACACGTACTGCGGCGACATGATCTTCAAACCGCACCAGACGCTGACCGAGTTGTCGGCCCTGCATGATCTGCAGCCAGGCGACCTCATCGCTACCGGCACGCCAGCAGGCTGCGCAGCCCGAGCGCCGGGAAAGCTCGCGATGTGGATGTTCCGCCACGTACTGTCCGAGCGTACGAAGTGGCAACTTTTCATCAAGAAGGGCCGCTCGAACCCCGCCTATCTGCAGCCGGGCGACATCATGACCGCTTCGATACGCACTGACGATGGGGCAATCGAGCTGGGTGAGCAGCGCAATCGCGTGGTGTCGGCATGAACATCCCATACGGCGAACCAACTGCCGCGGTGGCCGCGATCGACGGATTTGGCGAGGACTTCGCGCTCGAGGTTCGTCCAATGCCTTACCGGAAACCGCGCAAAGGCGAGATCGTGGTGAAGGTCGAGGCAGCGGCGGTGAATCCTATCGATGTGCGCCGACGCAGCGGCTATGGCAGGAGAATCTTCTCGTTATTGGGAGCAACGCGCCTGCCCCTCGTTCTCGGCAATGATTTCGCCGGGACTGTTTGTGCCGTAGGGGCTGGCGTGACAGGCCTGCGTGAAGGCGACGCTGTGTTCGGGGCCAAGCCGCCGTCAAGCGAAGGGACGCATGCCACGCACGTAATCGTCCGGCCTGACCACGTTGCGCACAGCCCTTCGTCGATTCCCGCTGACGCCCTTGCCACGTTGCCCTACAACTTCCAAACCGTGGCCAGAGCATTCGCGGATGCTGGCATTTCGCGTGATACCGTGAACGGACGGGCCGTACTTGTGTATGGGGCGACTGGCGGCCTCGGACAAATTGCTGTCAGGTTGCTCCGCCTGCTGGGAGCCAATGTCACTGCGGTCGGCTCAAAGAACGGGCTCCAGGCCTGTTTGGATGCTGGTGCCACCGAAGTGGTTGACCGCCATGCTCAATCGCTCGCCAGTTTGCCGCGGCACTTTGCCGCCACGCTGAACTTCGCCAACTGGGACGACGAAGCAGAGCTGCTGCACCTGCTCTCGTCTGACGCGGTGGGCCATGCAACAACGGTCCATCCGTTGCTTGGCAACTTCGACAGGCTGGGCCTCGTCGCGGGCGGCGTTGCTTCGCTGGCTGGCAAACGGGCCAAACACGCCCTGGTTCCGCATGGCGCACGGTATGGATGGACGACGTTCCGCTCGAACAAGGCTGTATTGAAATCGCTTGCCACATGCGCAACGTCCCTTCGCCCGATTTGCGTAAAGACCTTCCCGCTTTCGCACGTTGAGCAGGCATACCAGCACGTCACCCGGCGCGAGCCCGGGCGCGCCGTCCTGCTGCCACAGCAATCCTGACAAAACAGCCATCAATCAAGGAGACAAGCATGCCCGATACGACAGTGGGCGGCGGGACCTTGTCCGGCGAAATCCGGACCCAGGCCGATATCGACGCCTTTGAGCGCACACCGTGGGAAGACAAGGTTCCCGCGCAAAACACATACGAACTCCTGTGCCGGGCCTGCGATCGCTATGCAGAACGGACAGCGCTTCGTTTCGTGATGAACGGCGAACCGGATGCGCAAGAGTTTGCTGTCGACTACGCCACACTCAAGGCGCGCGTGACGCAGGCGGCCAATGCCTTCCACCGTAGTGGCATTGCCCCGGGCACTGCCGTGAGCCTGCTGCTTCCGAACCTGCCGCAGACGCATTTCGCCTTGCTTGGCGCGCAGGCCGCGGGTATTGCCAGCCCCATCAACCCCATGCTCGAGGTGGATCATATTGTAGCCATCGTCGAGGAAACCGGGGCCCGGGCGCTGGTCGCCTGCGCACCGATGGAAGACAGCACGCTATGGGATAAGGCGGTCGCGGTGGTTGACCGCTGCCTTGCGGTGCAGACCCTATTTGTCGTCAGCGCCAGGCCTTACGTTGGCGACGACGAGCGCAAACGCCTGGAAGCGGCCTTCCAGTTTGCGTCGCGGCCGGCTCGCGTGGAAGTGAAGGTGGTCAGCTTCGAAGACGCGTTGGCTGCGGAGCCTTCAGACATGCTGGTATCCAAGCGACGCATTTTGCCGGGCGACATCTGTTCGTACTTCCACACCGGTGGCACCACCGGCCTGCCGAAAGTCGCCACGCACGCGCATCTCAATGAGGCGTTCGTCGCCGTCATGCTGGGCGTTCTCACCCCGTCTCCCAACACAATCCTGTGCGGTCTCCCGCTGTTCCATGTGAACGGCGCGATGGTCACCGGCCTGGCCGCCTTCCATAGTGGCTGGGAGGTCGTCATGCTGACCGCGGCCGGCTATCGCGGTCACGGCGTGATGCCGAATTTCTGGAAGCTGGTCGAACGATTCAAGGCGGACAGCTTCAGTGGTGTGCCAACAATCTATAGCGCGCTCGCCGACCTGCCTCGCGATGGTGCCGATATTTCCTCGCTTCGTTTCGCATTCTGCGGTGCGGCGCCGCTGCCGGCCGAAGTGGCAAGGCGATTTGAAGCGG is part of the Cupriavidus oxalaticus genome and harbors:
- a CDS encoding acyl-CoA synthetase encodes the protein MPDTTVGGGTLSGEIRTQADIDAFERTPWEDKVPAQNTYELLCRACDRYAERTALRFVMNGEPDAQEFAVDYATLKARVTQAANAFHRSGIAPGTAVSLLLPNLPQTHFALLGAQAAGIASPINPMLEVDHIVAIVEETGARALVACAPMEDSTLWDKAVAVVDRCLAVQTLFVVSARPYVGDDERKRLEAAFQFASRPARVEVKVVSFEDALAAEPSDMLVSKRRILPGDICSYFHTGGTTGLPKVATHAHLNEAFVAVMLGVLTPSPNTILCGLPLFHVNGAMVTGLAAFHSGWEVVMLTAAGYRGHGVMPNFWKLVERFKADSFSGVPTIYSALADLPRDGADISSLRFAFCGAAPLPAEVARRFEAAAGIPLYEGYGMTEGACVSALNPPLGERRLGSVGLRLPHQAIGVWRTGRAGLATEPAAPGETGVIGIHGPNVFPGYLREHDNRDIWLKPGWLNTGDLGYLDKDGYLHLTGRAKELIIRGGHNIDPAMIEEALLQHPAVAMVAAVSQPDVHAGELPVAYVTLKPGHLLTADELLAAARTLVPERAAVPARIEVLQTLPLTPIGKVARAELRMRAVEEVFREQLEQAGVPASVRVGPDIRRGTVAFVQCAAADAARVRDLLAGRFPYPLDFTHPA
- a CDS encoding VOC family protein; amino-acid sequence: MTRQPRSVLRTPPAFPESALPSSVQKLQRPEALVKAQALAFLIFEKHDLRAAETFLTDFGMCSVSRTDKQLLMRGAGPQPCLLSIRKGQRSRYVGAAFAVRSEADLVRLEAEANARRLPPDAVPGGGTGVELTDPAGNLLWLVTGQAPLDRLPLRAPTHVLTNDPGQLRRVNAMVRPPLEPAAVVKLGHVVLQTVDFAGMARWYMRHLGLIPTDVQYLEDGSPNLCFFRLDLGSTPADHHSFVLAGGIEEKYEHSAYEVLDLDALGQGHNVLRANGHRHMWGIGRHVLGSQLFDYWFDPDGMEFEHYTDGDVFTADHETHYVPLDMAGIWAWGDDVPASMGVKRNFDTVLRVAGLLRTGRLSLERLKLLGRAMSPARPWL
- a CDS encoding fumarylacetoacetate hydrolase family protein, whose amino-acid sequence is MAVKVVRYIHAGESHWGVVHDRLIAPLRCDGASTADFVTNGLEAAWRSTAGEATLALDGVTLLPPVTPDRQFLCQGINYASHVRESGMDPEKIGFNTLFTKAPSCLAAADADVVRPGHVHLLDYEIELGLVVRKPLTDALRVGPDQLHEFLAGVTIVNDVSARDVQLPQAQFYKGKSYRSFGPVGPFLVLLNAEEWARWPELRMRLHVNGQPRQDTYCGDMIFKPHQTLTELSALHDLQPGDLIATGTPAGCAARAPGKLAMWMFRHVLSERTKWQLFIKKGRSNPAYLQPGDIMTASIRTDDGAIELGEQRNRVVSA
- a CDS encoding alcohol dehydrogenase catalytic domain-containing protein; its protein translation is MNIPYGEPTAAVAAIDGFGEDFALEVRPMPYRKPRKGEIVVKVEAAAVNPIDVRRRSGYGRRIFSLLGATRLPLVLGNDFAGTVCAVGAGVTGLREGDAVFGAKPPSSEGTHATHVIVRPDHVAHSPSSIPADALATLPYNFQTVARAFADAGISRDTVNGRAVLVYGATGGLGQIAVRLLRLLGANVTAVGSKNGLQACLDAGATEVVDRHAQSLASLPRHFAATLNFANWDDEAELLHLLSSDAVGHATTVHPLLGNFDRLGLVAGGVASLAGKRAKHALVPHGARYGWTTFRSNKAVLKSLATCATSLRPICVKTFPLSHVEQAYQHVTRREPGRAVLLPQQS